A stretch of the Capra hircus breed San Clemente chromosome 10, ASM170441v1, whole genome shotgun sequence genome encodes the following:
- the DCAF4 gene encoding DDB1- and CUL4-associated factor 4 isoform X2, giving the protein MHKSSWQSRRHRRRGQRHRAWFRRHGSNERNDAGAQQSAQGSSDGHGEAPSTSSTAGNSSVPDLPGYYFDPEKKRYFRLLPGHNNCNPLTKESIRQKEMERKRLKLLEEEKQQGKKIARLGFNTSSLLQKSKLGFLNATSYCRLAHELRVSCMQRKKVQIQSSDPSALASDQFNLIMADTNSDRLFTVNDVKVGGSKYGIISLHGLKTPTFRVHMHENLYFTNRKVNAMCWASLNHLDSHVLLCLMGIAETPGCATLLPTSLFVSNHAGDRPGMLCSFRIPGAWSCAWSLNIQANNCFSTGLSRRVLVTSVVTGHRQSFGTSSDVLTQQFAVTAPLLFNGCRSGEIFAIDLRCQNQGKGWKATRLFHDSAVTSVQILQEEQCLMASDMAGTIKLWDLRTTKCIRQYAGHVNEYAHLPLHVHEEEGIMVAVGQDCYTRIWSLHDGQLLRTIPSPYPTSKADIPSVAFSSRLGGSRGAPGLLMAVRQDLYCFSYS; this is encoded by the exons GAATGACGCAGGGGCGCAGCAGAGCGCACAGGGTTCCAGCGATGGCCATGGTGAGGCCCCCTCGACCTCCAGCACAGCTGGCAACTCTTCTGTGCCAG ATCTACCAGGTTATTACTTTGATCCTGAAAAGAAGCGCTACTTCCGCTTGCTGCCTGGCCATAACAACTGCAACCCGCTCACAAAGGAGAGTATCCGGCAGAAGGAAATGGAGCGCAAGAGGCTGAAGCTGCTAGAGGAAGAGAAGCAGCAGGGAAAG aaaatagcCAGGTTGGGATTTAATACATCTTCCTTACTCCAGAAAAGCAAGCTGGGTTTTCTCAACGCCACCAGTTACTGCCG TTTAGCGCACGAGCTGCGAGTGAGCTGCATGCAGAGGAAAAAGGTCCAGATTCAGAGCTCAGATCCCTCCGCTTTGGCAAGTGACCAGTTTAACCTGATAATG gcggatacCAACAGTGACCGGCTCTTCACTGTGAACGATGTCAAAGTCGGGGGCTCCAAGTACGGCATCATCAGCCTGCACGGCCTGAAGACCCCCACGTTCAGGGTGCACATGCACGAAAACCTCTATTTCACCAACCGGAAG GTGAACGCCATGTGCTGGGCCTCGCTGAATCACCTGGATTCCCACGTTCT GCTGTGCCTCATGGGAATTGCAGAGACTCCGGGCTGTGCCACCCTGCTCCCCACGTCGCTGTTTGTCAGTAATCATGCAG GAGaccggcctggcatgctgtgcagTTTCCGGATCCCCGGGGCCTGGTCCTGTGCGTGGTCCCTGAACATCCAGGCAAACAACTGCTTTAGTACAG GCTTGTCTCGGCGAGTCCTGGTGACCAGCGTGGTGACGGGACACCGGCAGTCGTTTGGAACCAGCAGCGACGTCTTGACCCAGCAGTTTGCCGTCACG GCTCCTTTGCTATTTAACGGCTGTCGTTCTGGCGAAATCTTTGCCATTGATCTGCGTTGTCAAAATCAGGGCAAGGGCTGGAAGGCCACCCGCCTGTTCCATGACTCTGCAGTGACCTCTGTGCAGATCCTCCAAGAAGAACAGTGCCTGATGGCGTCTGACATGGCCGGAACG ATCAAGCTGTGGGACCTGAGGACCACCAAGTGCATCAGGCAGTATGCAGGGCACGTGAACGAGTATGCCCACCTGCCCCTGCATGTGCACGAAGAGGAAGGAATCATGGTGGCAG TGGGCCAGGACTGCTACACGAGAATCTGGAGCCTCCACGATGGCCAACTACTCAGAACCATACCCTCCCCATACCCCACCTCCAAGGCCGACATTCCCAGCGTGGCCTTCTCTTCTCGGCTTGGGGGCTCCCGGGGAGCGCCAGGGCTGCTCATGGCCGTCCGGCAGGACCTTTACTGCTTCTCCTACAGCTAA
- the DCAF4 gene encoding DDB1- and CUL4-associated factor 4 isoform X1 yields the protein MHKSSWQSRRHRRRGQRHRAWFRRHGSNERNDAGAQQSAQGSSDGHGEAPSTSSTAGNSSVPDLPGYYFDPEKKRYFRLLPGHNNCNPLTKESIRQKEMERKRLKLLEEEKQQGKKIARLGFNTSSLLQKSKLGFLNATSYCRLAHELRVSCMQRKKVQIQSSDPSALASDQFNLIMADTNSDRLFTVNDVKVGGSKYGIISLHGLKTPTFRVHMHENLYFTNRKVNAMCWASLNHLDSHVLLCLMGIAETPGCATLLPTSLFVSNHAAGDRPGMLCSFRIPGAWSCAWSLNIQANNCFSTGLSRRVLVTSVVTGHRQSFGTSSDVLTQQFAVTAPLLFNGCRSGEIFAIDLRCQNQGKGWKATRLFHDSAVTSVQILQEEQCLMASDMAGTIKLWDLRTTKCIRQYAGHVNEYAHLPLHVHEEEGIMVAVGQDCYTRIWSLHDGQLLRTIPSPYPTSKADIPSVAFSSRLGGSRGAPGLLMAVRQDLYCFSYS from the exons GAATGACGCAGGGGCGCAGCAGAGCGCACAGGGTTCCAGCGATGGCCATGGTGAGGCCCCCTCGACCTCCAGCACAGCTGGCAACTCTTCTGTGCCAG ATCTACCAGGTTATTACTTTGATCCTGAAAAGAAGCGCTACTTCCGCTTGCTGCCTGGCCATAACAACTGCAACCCGCTCACAAAGGAGAGTATCCGGCAGAAGGAAATGGAGCGCAAGAGGCTGAAGCTGCTAGAGGAAGAGAAGCAGCAGGGAAAG aaaatagcCAGGTTGGGATTTAATACATCTTCCTTACTCCAGAAAAGCAAGCTGGGTTTTCTCAACGCCACCAGTTACTGCCG TTTAGCGCACGAGCTGCGAGTGAGCTGCATGCAGAGGAAAAAGGTCCAGATTCAGAGCTCAGATCCCTCCGCTTTGGCAAGTGACCAGTTTAACCTGATAATG gcggatacCAACAGTGACCGGCTCTTCACTGTGAACGATGTCAAAGTCGGGGGCTCCAAGTACGGCATCATCAGCCTGCACGGCCTGAAGACCCCCACGTTCAGGGTGCACATGCACGAAAACCTCTATTTCACCAACCGGAAG GTGAACGCCATGTGCTGGGCCTCGCTGAATCACCTGGATTCCCACGTTCT GCTGTGCCTCATGGGAATTGCAGAGACTCCGGGCTGTGCCACCCTGCTCCCCACGTCGCTGTTTGTCAGTAATCATGCAG CAGGAGaccggcctggcatgctgtgcagTTTCCGGATCCCCGGGGCCTGGTCCTGTGCGTGGTCCCTGAACATCCAGGCAAACAACTGCTTTAGTACAG GCTTGTCTCGGCGAGTCCTGGTGACCAGCGTGGTGACGGGACACCGGCAGTCGTTTGGAACCAGCAGCGACGTCTTGACCCAGCAGTTTGCCGTCACG GCTCCTTTGCTATTTAACGGCTGTCGTTCTGGCGAAATCTTTGCCATTGATCTGCGTTGTCAAAATCAGGGCAAGGGCTGGAAGGCCACCCGCCTGTTCCATGACTCTGCAGTGACCTCTGTGCAGATCCTCCAAGAAGAACAGTGCCTGATGGCGTCTGACATGGCCGGAACG ATCAAGCTGTGGGACCTGAGGACCACCAAGTGCATCAGGCAGTATGCAGGGCACGTGAACGAGTATGCCCACCTGCCCCTGCATGTGCACGAAGAGGAAGGAATCATGGTGGCAG TGGGCCAGGACTGCTACACGAGAATCTGGAGCCTCCACGATGGCCAACTACTCAGAACCATACCCTCCCCATACCCCACCTCCAAGGCCGACATTCCCAGCGTGGCCTTCTCTTCTCGGCTTGGGGGCTCCCGGGGAGCGCCAGGGCTGCTCATGGCCGTCCGGCAGGACCTTTACTGCTTCTCCTACAGCTAA